A region from the Sorex araneus isolate mSorAra2 chromosome 6, mSorAra2.pri, whole genome shotgun sequence genome encodes:
- the RHOG gene encoding rho-related GTP-binding protein RhoG, with product MQSIKCVVVGDGAVGKTCLLICYTTNAFPKEYIPTVFDNYSAQSAVDGRTVNLNLWDTAGQEEYDRLRTLSYPQTNVFVICFSIASPPSYENVRHKWHPEVCHHCPDVPILLVGTKKDLRAQPDTLRRLKEQGQAPITPQQGQALARQIHAVRYLECSALQQDGVKEVFAEAVRAVLNPTPIKRGRSCVLL from the coding sequence ATGCAAAGCATCAAGTGTGTGGTGGTGGGCGACGGGGCCGTGGGCAAGACGTGCCTGCTCATCTGCTACACGACGAACGCCTTCCCCAAGGAGTACATCCCCACGGTGTTCGACAACTACAGTGCCCAGAGCGCCGTGGACGGGCGCACGGTGAACctgaacctgtgggacacagcggGCCAGGAGGAGTACGACCGCCTGCGCACGCTCTCCTACCCGCAGACCAACGTCTTCGTCATCTGCTTCTCCATCGCCAGCCCGCCCTCCTATGAGAATGTGCGGCACAAGTGGCACCCCGAGGTGTGTCACCACTGCCCCGACGTGCCCATCCTCCTGGTGGGCACCAAGAAGGACCTGAGAGCCCAGCCCGACACCCTGCGGCGCCTCAAGGAGCAGGGCCAGGCGCCCATCAcgccccagcagggccaggcgcTGGCCAGGCAGATCCACGCGGTGCGCTACCTCGAGTGCTCGGCCCTGCAGCAGGACGGCGTCAAAGAAGTGTTCGCCGAGGCTGTCCGGGCCGTGCTCAACCCCACACCCATCAAGCGCGGCCGGTCCTGTGTCCTCTTGTGA